Within the Silurus meridionalis isolate SWU-2019-XX chromosome 2, ASM1480568v1, whole genome shotgun sequence genome, the region TCGCATTCTGGACTAGTGTGCTTGTGTATACATcgtattctttattattactgtatttactgagtttgtttttttataaacaattttcTTATTAAGGGTTTTCCACTTTAAGGGTTTTGCAATGTCCctgtgtggtgtatgtgtgtaagtaatGCCGGTTGTTGTGATGATCAAGAAGTTATTATTTGCTCTACAGTAATGCAGCTGTTTTATGCTTCTTTGGATAGAAAAGTaattgtaaaattatatttagatGTTAATATGACTGTAAACTTTCATGCCATGTGATAAatacacttacacttataaagaacattcttattcattctacattatctgtgtgaagctgctttgcaatggccattgttaaaagcgctctacaaataaaaatgaaatgaattaaataaatatttacatttgatgATGTTGACGGAATAATTCCACGCCACCAGTGTACGGTGTTCTTCATGTTTTGCTGAGGTGAGCTACGAGACAAATTGACTGATTGACAGCTGAACTTTGGCCCCGCCCCCTTTACAGACGCGTCGGTTCTCCCCAGAGGAAACACCTGGCGCAGGTAAGCTCTCAGACTGAGATCACTGCAGTTGGGCTGATGTTGGTGACTGGGGGCTTAATTTACACATGGCCTCATTACACAGTGGACGTGTTTCACCGttctataataataactattgCTTTAGAAGGAACTCTGTAGCGAACCTCAACTGCTCAACGTTCAAAATAAACCTAACGGTCACCTGTGGCATGTTAGTGTGAGTGAAGTGCTGGTTTTGCCTCTACAGATCCCTCACCAGTGAGGTGTCTCTCCAGAGGAAACACCTGGCGCACCTGAGTGACAGGTTACATTTATTTGGCTCCTCCCCCTCCCCTGTTTCAGCCAGTCCAGTCTTTGGGAATGGAACACGAACACTCCCTCCTCCCAGCCTGGCCCTGATAGGATTCCTCGGAGAAGTAAAAGTTGGCAAAAGGACACCTGACACCCGGTAACCGGATCCCGAGGCGGAAGAGTGGATGAATGGAGTGAACAAATAATCCAGGCATGTCTTCCTTTGGCTGGAATGTGAATCAGACGCCGGAGGTCCGCGAGCCGCCCTGGGACGCGAAGGAAGACGACGAGGACGCGGAGTATTTTGCGCGCACACCGGCCGCCGCCGGCACCACTGATTTCTCTCCTTCATCCTCATCAACAACCTCAtcagtatcatcatcatcatcatcatcgctcttctcctccttctcttcctcctcgtcTCCGCTGTGCTTCTCCGCCGAgcaggtggagtgtgtgtgtgaggcgcTGCAGCAAGCGGGACGGGTGGACCGTCTTGCCCGGTTCCTGTGCGCTCTAGgtggcggcggcggcggcggtggTGGTGAGAGTGTTCtccgcgcgcgcgcgctcgtcGCCTTCCACCAGGCGCGCTACAGCGAGCTGTACGGGATCTTGCAGGGCCACAGCTTCAGTCCCGCGTGCCACGCCGCGCTGCAGGAGCTCTGGTACAAGGCGCACTACACGGAGGCGGAGAAGGCACGCGGACGCCCGCTCGGCGCTGTGGACAAGTACCGCGTGCGCCGGAAGTTCCCGCTCCCGCGCACCATCTGGGACGGAGAGGAGACCGTGTACTGCTTCAAGGCGCGCTCGCGGAACGCGCTCCGGGACGCGTACGCGCGCAACCGATACCCGTCTCCGGCGGACAAGAAGAACCTGTCCAAAATAACGGGACTGTCCCTCACTCAGGTCAGCAACTGGTTCAAAAACCGGCGGCAGAGAGACCGGAACCCGTCCAAAAGGTGAGGGCCATTGCAGGTGACTGATACGCAAACGAGCAAATACGCACATGAGCATTGTGCCCAGTCTCGGGGTTGATGTGGATTAGAagccaaacaaacacaaaaccgGACTGAACTTCCAGCTTTcacactttaaatgaataagTTTTACCCTCAATGCTGGACCCTGCTATTAATGATCTATAGCTGTTTGAGCTTCACTCCCACAACATGGGAACTTTTCCGGCTTTCTAGGTGAATTTACCTCTTTTGAAGGACCAGATGTTCAGTTGAGATTCAACTTTTATCAGAAATACCCAATCATTctgaaatacaaaatattttacaattctAAGATGAAAATGTTACTGTATCAgattatcattgttattattgaCAACATTTACGTCATCATGATGGGGGTGTCACAACCAGAGTgaaacatatataaacacacacttcatacacttAATACCTACAAATACTCCAACTTATATAACTAATAATACCATCTTTAATGGCACTAATAATCCTAACACATATAACTCTGTCTTCTATAACAAATACCACTGCTTATGATACACTAATATCACATTATATGCTTATAAAACTACCAATAATACCATGtctatttaatacaattaaaagtactgttactgATATAAATATACCACTACTCCTAGTAATACTGCCTCTAACAATACAAAGAAATTGTAATTCGATAATTTAACTCAAAATAATATGAATCCTAGTAACAATGACTCCACCACCAACACAAAAGTCaggattataattattatttttagcaaTACTACTAccacaaatatttataataacaataaaatactaataaacaacaataaattcTACCGATAATACTATCACTTTAACTATTAACTAAACTGTGCCAATGATAtaacactactactacaactactacaacacTAATATTAATACTACATAATACCGACAATATCACTAATACTAATTAAATCAATGACAATATTACTGGAAATACTACTATACGTAATACCATACTAATAATCCTAATAATGTATATTGTGTTAACAGTAATGTTAACTAACTAACTACTAACTACCACTGATAATAATACACCTTTAATTTTCTACTTCTGATACGTGTAACACTACTATTTTAGATTCTATAAATAATACTTAGATATTTCTACCATTTTACATCTTTgcgatgaatgtgaatgctgattgcacaccagggctcctcacctcacctacatcagtacctaactttactaacacccctatAGCTGAATatatctccacaagcacactccttaatctagcagaacatcttcccagaagagtgaaggttattataacagcaaatggggactaaatatggaatataATGTCAGACTCATGTGTCCaaacacttttgtccatgtagtgtaagtgtgtggtGTTTGCAAGTCAGGTGTCTATGCAAATGGTGTGTTTCGCTCATTCAGCACGACAAATCAAACTGCATTTATATAATCCTGTCAGTCAACAGCAGAAAGcttttaattactttaattCACCTTCAATAGcacatgattgtgtgtgtgtgtgtgtgtgtgtgtgtgtgtgtgcgctataAATTACTCTGCACTATTTACTTTGCCTTTTAGCCTAAGGGAACAGGAAAACCTTCTCTTCAGCATTAGACAACCCCCACGttacacaccaaaacacacacacacacacacacacacactgcagacagCTTTACTTCTTCTCCTTTACATGCTTTTTACCTTTGTGAACAAAGCTGATGTGCACCTGGCGGAGGTGACCTCATGCTCTGGCTCTttattactcacacacacaccagtgcaaacatacacaaacaaacacatacacaataacacacaataaaacacacacacacacacacacacacacacacacacacacacacacaaaatgctgaTGTTACACACTGTTAGAAGGGACCTTTGTGTGAGAATCTCCTTCATCAGAGGTCATTTGATAATTTTTGAATTTCTTCCCTCTCAGACTGaggattatttatttgtagtcaGAGGGAAAACCAAAATACAGTAAGAACTCTGAGGAAAGTATGAAATAAGAATTATGATCAGGTTTTATGAGGTTTTGAATGTTTGAGATTAATCACACCATTCACTATTCAGAATAGAGCGCAGTGTGTAATAATGAAAGCACACTCAGTGCTCAGAGGCGGAGTTTATTTAAGACAGGGGCGTGTCCCAGTTACAGCCTATTCTGATCTTGAACGTAAGTGTAGGTTTCTATTGTGATCTTCTGATATGATAAAATGCACACTATATGCCCAAAAGTCTCTGGACACCTAAACATAGGATTTGTATGTCCTTTTTGAacaacccattccacatttagtctccattggtgttataataaccaccactcttctgggaaggtgttccacaaGACATTGGGTTGTGCTTGTAAACATTtgcactcattcagccacaagtgtgtttgtaaagtcaggtactggggtaggtgaggtgaggaggcctggggtgcagtcactaTTAAGGTTCCTTccaaaggtattcaatagggttgaggtgagagctctatagcaggggtTCTTtaactccaatccatgtaaagcatatcttcatggagctgactttgtgcacaggggctttgtcatgctggttcaggtttgggttttttagttaagtgaaggggaaaatttTGTGCACAATTGTGAGCCTCCAAAATCTGTGTAGAGGGTGAATATTGGGATAAACTTTTTATTACAACATACAGATGACCACAGAACATCACCAGCCATCAGTTACGTACATACTGATTTACACTCTGATTAGTGTTACTGCTAATAGTATTAGCTGTAATAATAGTAGACGTATCAGTATAAAAGGTTGCCTGATTATTACTAATAACAGTAGTAGAAATACTGAAGTATTAAAGTAGTGGTAAGTGTATCAGCAAATTAATGTAGACAATTAACATCTTATCAGGATCAGAAAGTATTATTTGTAGTATCAGCATTACTTATCACAATAGATGATATTGTTGGTGGCAAACTGATCTGTATGGTGATAAATATTACTGATTCCTAAGTTGGTTGTGTCTcttaattcaagtgaagggataATTGAATGCACATCATCCTATAAAAGTGTGTGCCTCAAATTTTGTGCTTACAGATTGGGGAAGAatcgcatatggctggaaaagtcagatgtcccaatactttagtttATGTAGTGTATTTGGTCTGGTCACAGTCAAAGGGTAGAGCCAGGACAGGAGTCTGGGAGCAACAAGAAAACAAGAGCAATGTTTCAGCTGTAGGTGTTTTGTGAGGGTTGAGTCATCTGGTGATGGAGGAGAGACTGATGAGAGTGTGAAAGTGTGAGTAAAGGCTGTATTGCAATTCCATAAACACAAGACCACAGAATGAGGACgtgcagaaagaaagaggctttatatacactacagcacattTTGTGTAGCTCAGCTTGTAAGCCCCCAAAACATAACCCAGGGCTTTAGCGGTTGAGCCACTACTACCTGGTAGGGAGGTTGGTTCAACCTAGAAGGAAAAAAGACTTAACATTTAACTAGCAAATCTAACTAcaagataaaaagaaacaaaccgTGACAGTTTAAACttcaaggagtttttcctttattgACTCAATCATTATAGAAAAacgtacaattataaggaacaaacgtatacatttttaatatccgcattatctctgtaaagctgcattgagaccATGTCCATagttaaaagcgctctacaaataaaatgaaattgaattgaaaatatttatagctgctgtaatgtaAGTGATTAGAGGATGTTGTTATTGAATGTGACTATTgatattttgtgtatgtgtgtgtctgtgtagtgATCCAGGATGATGAGCTGTAAGGAGGGTTTGTTCACCCCTCGTGCCAGTTCCTGCAAGATCAGGACTTGGATGGGACAGAGAACATTTACGAACTTCTGTacaacacacagaaacacacctccaccaccaccaccaccaccacacattAGACATGACTAGCCATTTATCTGCACACTGGCCAGCCCTGACTTGTCTGTATGAGCAGGTGTAAAATGTTCTTCCACTTGACAAGATCTAGAGCTTAATCTAAACTCAATCAGTCCTAAATTATTAACTCATAAATGTGTTGGTAttattccaaaaatattctCTGAGTTTCTAGACTCTTTGAAAAGTGAGAAGGATATGTTGCAGACAGGTTGGGCATGCTGTGATAGTACGAATCGGGGTAGAGTGTGTCGCAGCCCTCCATAGCTTAACAGCAACCCCCTCATGTTTCATGTAAATTTGTGTTGAAAAATGGAACTTCAGAACATCATAATCAGGAGTCATATGGGCAGATCtgatttgtttgctttgctgTTATAGGAATGTAGTTCCGGAAAGTGCTGTATTACTCCACTTCAGCACAGTGTGCATCATTGTGTGCCAGTTAAGTAAATGCAATAGACTGTGAAGATGACAAGTAGCGCAGACCCTCCTGTGTATAATAGTGTCGACTTTCTGATACACACTCATCTGCGAGATTGTCACTTAACGGGAAAATGGCAACTTGGCCCTGAGAAGCAAgatataaaaagtttttaaaacaaagGACGATGGTTATTTGTTCAATAGGACAATCTCCAAGTAGTAGACAAAAAGACTTTCTGGTTCTCTGAGTTCTCAAAGGCTCTCTGGTTGTGCTAAACAGAATAAAGTTTTGTATTTATCATGTTGGTTTTTCTGCTCTTCTTCAACAGGAGCACTGGGATCTAAAGCACGTTTTTGAAtaagctaaataaaaaagaagcttACCATAGTAAAAAAGTGGAGAACAATAGAAGCATCCTCTCCATGTAGATTGActgtatagatttttttgtggaGACTTTGAGCTCGCTCTTCAAGGGCACGATGCAGGGCCTTAACAACAACCCCCAACccccaaacaaacacacagtaatCAGATTCTTGAAGCTGCACTGTGTTATGCACTGATAATGGATGTTGTTAtgattacaaatgtatttattatccTGGTCTGCATCAGCTGTCTAACAGGGTTCATCAATGTCAAATAGACAGCCAATCAGATGAGAGAATGCGGTCTTTACAATTCACAGAGAAGCTACGCATTCGCTTGATGTCTTCGGGTTGAACGCTGATGGAGTGAGAGGTAAAATGTAGTATAAATAGTAGAACTTCAATATTTCTCACCTTTCTACACTAGAACCCATTTAGATCCAACAGTAAAATGCCGGGGTGCAaatgtttacacacatttaccgTGATGCCATGTGCTCAGTATGCAAGGTGATGAAAAAAACACTCACTGGGTCTTCAGCAGATAAAAGTGCCCATACTGTAAATGAATGAGTCAACAAGGTTTCctagttttcttcttttcctgtctAAAAATGAGGGAAAGTTTTCATGCTTAGACTTAAACTAGAACAGAGAAATGTGTGAAttt harbors:
- the LOC124394656 gene encoding homeobox protein SIX4-like, producing MSSFGWNVNQTPEVREPPWDAKEDDEDAEYFARTPAAAGTTDFSPSSSSTTSSVSSSSSSSLFSSFSSSSSPLCFSAEQVECVCEALQQAGRVDRLARFLCALGGGGGGGGGESVLRARALVAFHQARYSELYGILQGHSFSPACHAALQELWYKAHYTEAEKARGRPLGAVDKYRVRRKFPLPRTIWDGEETVYCFKARSRNALRDAYARNRYPSPADKKNLSKITGLSLTQVSNWFKNRRQRDRNPSKSDPG